In one window of Desulforegula conservatrix Mb1Pa DNA:
- a CDS encoding transposase, producing FQHEPHVTGGGKAAVEHPSFKWVNIILGNLKNALKGTYHAINRKHVPRYLAEFQYRFNRRYDLPSMIHRLIYVALRTPPMPSTMLSMAEAEW from the coding sequence GTTTCCAGCACGAACCCCATGTTACTGGAGGTGGTAAAGCAGCTGTAGAGCATCCATCCTTCAAATGGGTCAATATAATACTTGGTAACTTAAAAAATGCGCTCAAAGGTACTTATCATGCAATTAATCGCAAGCATGTTCCGCGGTACCTGGCAGAATTTCAGTACAGATTCAATCGCCGATATGATCTGCCGTCCATGATTCACAGACTGATTTATGTTGCTCTTAGGACTCCACCCATGCCATCAACCATGCTTTCTATGGCTGAAGCAGAGTGGTAA